Proteins encoded within one genomic window of Pararhizobium capsulatum DSM 1112:
- a CDS encoding cytochrome b/b6 domain-containing protein — MNENLESDSAAGSVILRHRLITRLTHWCWAIALFLLLLSGLQIFNAHPTLYVGAQSGFEFDNDVFSIKAMRDAAGNAEGVTTVFGKSFDTTGVLGVSGPDSAQSYRGFPAWATVPSYQDLATGRVVHFFFAWLFAVVFLLWLFASIINGHLRRDILPTGGELRSVPRSILDHLRLRFHHDGRYNVLQKLSYGGVLLVIFPLIILTGLTMSPGMNAAWPWLLDIFGGRQTARTIHFACMLLLVTFFVVHIAMVVAAGPLNELRSIITGRYRISGHRTDMGAGK; from the coding sequence ATGAACGAGAATCTGGAGAGTGATTCTGCTGCAGGGAGCGTTATCCTGCGGCACCGGCTTATCACCCGGCTGACGCACTGGTGTTGGGCGATCGCGCTGTTTTTACTTCTCCTCAGCGGCCTGCAGATTTTCAATGCCCATCCGACGCTCTATGTCGGTGCGCAATCCGGCTTCGAGTTCGACAATGACGTCTTTTCGATCAAGGCCATGCGGGACGCGGCCGGCAATGCAGAGGGCGTTACGACGGTCTTCGGCAAGAGCTTCGACACAACCGGCGTGCTGGGCGTCAGCGGTCCCGATTCAGCGCAGTCGTACCGCGGTTTTCCTGCATGGGCGACGGTTCCCTCCTATCAGGATCTTGCGACAGGAAGGGTGGTTCACTTCTTCTTTGCCTGGCTCTTCGCCGTCGTTTTCCTTCTCTGGCTCTTCGCGAGCATCATCAATGGTCATCTGCGTCGCGATATCCTCCCGACAGGTGGCGAATTGCGCAGCGTGCCGAGGAGCATTCTTGATCATCTGCGTCTGCGATTTCACCACGACGGACGCTACAACGTGCTTCAGAAGCTTTCCTACGGCGGCGTGCTGCTCGTTATCTTCCCGCTGATCATCCTGACGGGATTGACGATGTCTCCGGGAATGAACGCAGCCTGGCCTTGGCTGCTCGACATCTTCGGTGGACGCCAGACTGCGCGAACGATCCACTTCGCCTGCATGCTGCTGCTGGTCACGTTTTTTGTCGTGCATATTGCGATGGTGGTTGCCGCCGGGCCACTGAATGAGCTGCGCTCGATTATCACCGGCCGCTATCGCATTTCAGGCCACAGAACGGATATGGGAGCCGGCAAATGA
- a CDS encoding YcjF family protein: MTDDDRRPSRKPAAFAVDDPQARIAQPAKPRLPSSFDTGISITPDADDPFLAETIAQEDALLEEARPRRRRFSFARLAMGALGILVSLAIGVWVDALVRDLFTRADWLGWLAIAAAATAVIGLLAIVVRETAGIFRLNAVQALKQEAQEARHDVSPKPARKVMAHLIDLLAAKPDTANGRARLARTEGEIIDGPHLLDLAERELLTPLDRQARSLILNASKRVSIVTAVSPRALVDLGYVIYESARLIRTMADLYGGRPGSLGLIRLFRDVVAHLAVTGSIAVGDSLMQQVVGHGIASKLSARLGEGVINGLMTARIGIAAMDLCRPMPFHALKRPGIGDFLADLAPGASRSSATSPQGDA; encoded by the coding sequence ATGACCGACGATGATCGCAGACCCAGCCGCAAGCCTGCGGCCTTCGCGGTGGACGATCCGCAAGCCCGCATCGCTCAGCCGGCAAAACCGCGCCTTCCGTCGAGCTTTGACACCGGTATTTCAATAACGCCGGATGCCGACGATCCCTTTCTCGCCGAAACGATTGCACAGGAAGATGCCCTGCTGGAGGAAGCACGCCCTAGACGCAGGCGTTTCTCCTTTGCCAGGCTTGCGATGGGCGCGCTTGGCATTCTCGTATCGCTGGCCATCGGGGTCTGGGTTGACGCGCTGGTTCGCGATCTTTTCACGCGGGCCGACTGGTTGGGCTGGCTTGCCATCGCTGCTGCCGCAACTGCGGTAATCGGCCTCCTGGCCATCGTCGTCAGGGAAACGGCGGGGATTTTTCGCTTGAACGCCGTGCAGGCCCTGAAGCAGGAAGCACAGGAGGCGCGGCATGATGTGTCACCAAAGCCGGCACGCAAGGTCATGGCCCATCTCATCGACCTGCTCGCGGCCAAGCCGGATACGGCGAACGGTCGCGCCCGGCTGGCTCGAACGGAAGGTGAAATCATCGATGGCCCTCATCTGCTTGACCTTGCCGAGCGCGAACTGCTGACGCCCCTCGACCGGCAGGCCAGGAGCCTGATCCTCAATGCCTCGAAGCGAGTCTCGATCGTCACCGCCGTCAGCCCACGCGCCCTCGTCGATCTCGGCTATGTGATCTACGAATCGGCGCGGCTCATTCGCACCATGGCAGACCTCTATGGCGGCCGCCCCGGATCGCTGGGGCTGATCCGGCTGTTTCGCGATGTCGTTGCCCATCTCGCCGTCACTGGCTCCATCGCGGTTGGAGATAGCCTGATGCAGCAGGTGGTCGGGCATGGCATAGCCTCGAAACTCTCCGCCCGTCTTGGCGAAGGCGTGATCAACGGTCTGATGACGGCACGGATCGGAATTGCGGCGATGGACCTTTGCCGGCCCATGCCGTTTCATGCCTTGAAACGCCCGGGAATTGGCGACTTTCTTGCAGATCTGGCACCCGGAGCATCCAGATCATCAGCCACCTCCCCGCAAGGCGATGCCTGA
- a CDS encoding molybdopterin-binding protein — protein sequence MKSFALNRRRFLTSVGIAASTVPFAGCDALDGFLSGGSPVRDVLATANSLTYRVQRMLIDADKLAPEFSSSEIRQGQRPNGSTDPNDEAYLAHRTDNFASYRLQVQGLVEKPLSYSLAELQNMPSRTQITRHDCVEGWSCIAKWSGLQLSQLLDEAKVKPEARFVVFHCFDSMNAGLAGNVGYYESIDLVDARHPQTILAYGCNDQPLQIANGAPLRVRIERQLGYKMAKYIRSIELVSTLSPFGKGKGGFWEDYGYDWYGGI from the coding sequence ATGAAGAGCTTTGCCCTCAACCGCCGCCGGTTTTTGACCTCGGTCGGGATTGCCGCTTCAACCGTACCCTTTGCCGGTTGTGACGCACTGGACGGGTTTCTGTCGGGTGGCAGCCCGGTGCGCGATGTGTTGGCGACCGCAAACAGCCTGACCTACCGGGTTCAGCGAATGCTGATCGATGCCGACAAACTAGCGCCGGAATTTTCTTCCTCTGAAATCCGCCAGGGGCAACGACCGAACGGCTCTACCGATCCGAATGACGAAGCTTACCTGGCGCATCGAACCGACAATTTCGCGAGCTACCGCCTGCAGGTTCAAGGACTTGTCGAGAAACCCTTGAGCTACAGCTTGGCGGAACTGCAAAACATGCCGTCGCGTACCCAGATCACACGGCACGACTGCGTCGAAGGCTGGAGCTGCATCGCCAAGTGGTCCGGCCTGCAGCTCTCGCAGCTGCTTGACGAGGCGAAGGTGAAACCCGAAGCACGTTTCGTGGTGTTTCACTGTTTCGACAGCATGAATGCGGGTCTGGCGGGCAATGTCGGCTACTACGAATCGATCGATCTCGTGGATGCCCGCCATCCGCAGACGATTCTTGCCTATGGCTGCAATGACCAACCCCTGCAGATCGCCAACGGTGCGCCGTTGCGCGTCAGGATCGAGCGGCAGCTCGGCTACAAGATGGCTAAATATATCCGCTCCATAGAGCTCGTGTCGACGCTTTCGCCCTTCGGAAAAGGTAAGGGCGGTTTCTGGGAGGACTACGGCTACGACTGGTACGGTGGCATCTGA
- a CDS encoding YcjX family protein, with protein sequence MPSFLTRLADDTRIAIDNLSDRASAMVNPTLRLGVTGLSRAGKTVFITSLVHNLLNGGRLPVFEAVRSGRVSKIRLEPQPDDAVPRFQYEDHVAALIRDRLWPDSTRAISQLRISLDYESASGWNRMFGTGRLSIDIVDYPGEWLLDLPLLTQDFRAFSRRTMERATTGIRAELSAEWRALAATFNVASSAREDDARRLAETFTTYLRACKSDERSLSTLPPGRFLMPGDLEGSPALTFSPLPDVPDTTAPKGSLFAMMERRYEAYRTHVVKPFFREHFARLDRQIVLIDTLQALNRGPESLLDLEDALGDVLACFRPGGNSFLSSFVTRRIDKVLIAATKADHLHHESHDRLERITARIVDRAVERIGMSGAGLEVMAIASVRATREATVTSDGHVLPVIVGTPMAGETINGEVFDGEKKTAIFPGDLPADPQSLFQSLETRPEESLVPHLNFVRFRPPHIEQTEGGLKLSVPHIRLDRAMQFLFGDRLA encoded by the coding sequence TTGCCGTCATTTCTGACCCGCCTCGCAGACGATACCCGGATTGCCATCGACAATCTTTCCGACCGCGCCTCCGCTATGGTCAATCCGACCTTGCGACTGGGCGTCACCGGCCTTTCGCGCGCCGGCAAGACCGTCTTCATTACGTCGCTTGTGCACAATCTCCTGAATGGCGGCAGGCTTCCTGTCTTCGAGGCGGTGCGCTCTGGCCGCGTTTCGAAGATCCGGCTCGAGCCGCAGCCAGATGATGCTGTGCCGCGCTTCCAGTACGAGGATCACGTCGCCGCCCTCATCCGCGATCGCCTGTGGCCGGACTCCACCCGTGCGATATCGCAACTGCGCATCAGCCTCGATTATGAAAGTGCCAGCGGCTGGAACCGCATGTTCGGCACAGGCAGGCTGTCGATCGATATCGTCGATTACCCGGGTGAATGGCTGCTCGATCTACCCTTGCTGACCCAGGATTTCAGGGCTTTCAGTCGCAGGACCATGGAACGCGCAACAACCGGCATCCGCGCCGAGCTGTCTGCCGAGTGGCGTGCGCTTGCCGCGACGTTCAATGTCGCCTCATCGGCGCGGGAGGACGATGCGCGGCGACTTGCCGAAACCTTTACCACCTATCTCAGGGCCTGCAAGTCAGACGAGCGCTCGCTTTCCACCCTGCCTCCGGGTCGCTTCCTGATGCCCGGCGATCTGGAAGGTTCGCCGGCATTGACCTTCTCGCCGCTGCCCGATGTGCCGGACACCACCGCGCCGAAGGGGTCGCTGTTTGCGATGATGGAGCGCCGCTACGAGGCCTATCGCACCCATGTTGTCAAACCTTTCTTCCGTGAACATTTCGCGAGGCTCGATCGACAGATCGTGCTGATCGACACGCTGCAAGCGCTGAACCGCGGCCCCGAATCCCTTCTCGATCTGGAAGACGCACTCGGCGACGTGCTCGCCTGCTTCCGCCCCGGAGGAAACTCGTTCTTATCCTCTTTCGTAACCCGGCGGATCGACAAGGTCCTGATCGCCGCCACAAAGGCCGATCACCTGCATCACGAAAGTCACGACCGGTTGGAGCGCATCACCGCGCGGATTGTCGACCGGGCTGTCGAGCGTATCGGAATGTCGGGTGCAGGCCTGGAAGTGATGGCTATCGCCTCCGTCCGCGCCACCCGTGAAGCGACGGTCACCAGCGACGGCCACGTCCTTCCCGTTATCGTCGGCACGCCGATGGCCGGGGAAACCATCAATGGGGAAGTATTTGACGGAGAAAAGAAGACCGCCATCTTCCCGGGCGACCTGCCTGCCGATCCGCAGTCTCTGTTTCAATCCCTGGAGACGCGCCCCGAGGAAAGCCTCGTCCCGCATCTCAACTTCGTTCGCTTCCGTCCGCCGCACATAGAACAGACGGAGGGTGGCCTGAAGCTGTCCGTCCCCCATATCCGGCTCGACAGAGCCATGCAGTTCCTGTTCGGAGACCGGCTGGCATGA
- a CDS encoding putative bifunctional diguanylate cyclase/phosphodiesterase, translated as MFRRLRAFLAVDAENPELIRAQQTAFTRQIPLLYVMLMVNAVALAATHFHYAPLYLTVYSPLLLCIGCCIRIHGWWLSRRETADHNEAVKQLQSIVYVGMAIGIGFTVWSLSLFPYGDAYTKTHVAFFMAITVIGCIFCLMHLRTVALVITAVVLLPFTLFFLWTGHPVFIAIATNMAIVTIPLVYILLKHYDVFTELIESQKALLSKQAEMQALSDENQRLANIDSLTELPNRRNFRTEFVRRLQNASDQGRGLAVGIVDLDGFKPVNDAFGHSIGDKLLMEAARRLMAFSEYGVFAARLGGDEFGLLIEGGERDIDLRTLADRICYALHQPYYIKGITAKVSASLGLVSYPEGGDNAVQLFECADFALYHAKQNARGQAVIFSTEHAHQITRRSRIDQELKNADLEKELSVLFQPFVDSETLTIIGFEALARWDNIALGRVTPDIFIPAAERNGLMSHLTLILLEKALEAAKLWPDGTRLSFNLSARDIVSPSTVDSLLSIIAKSGFNPANLDFELTETSVMTSFDLASTNLTRLMNNGIGIALDDFGTGQSSLGYVHRLPLRKIKVDRSFITDIDTNGLSRNIIRTIVDLCRNIDCVCVIEGMETEEQVTILRTLGCAIMQGYYFGRPMTLDETLVRLQDQRKADGGNFAAAVA; from the coding sequence ATGTTTCGTCGATTGAGGGCGTTTCTTGCTGTTGACGCAGAAAATCCTGAGCTGATCAGGGCCCAGCAGACAGCCTTTACCCGGCAGATACCGCTGCTCTACGTCATGCTGATGGTCAACGCTGTCGCACTTGCCGCCACGCATTTCCACTACGCCCCTCTTTATCTGACCGTTTATTCGCCTCTCCTGCTCTGCATAGGCTGCTGCATTCGCATTCACGGATGGTGGCTGTCGCGGAGAGAGACCGCAGACCACAATGAGGCGGTCAAACAGCTTCAGAGCATCGTCTATGTCGGCATGGCCATCGGTATCGGTTTCACCGTCTGGTCTCTCTCGCTGTTTCCCTACGGCGACGCCTATACGAAGACACACGTCGCCTTCTTCATGGCAATCACCGTGATCGGCTGCATCTTCTGCCTGATGCATCTGAGAACGGTCGCGCTCGTCATAACAGCAGTCGTGCTGCTGCCATTCACGCTCTTCTTTCTTTGGACAGGACATCCGGTCTTCATCGCGATCGCGACGAACATGGCAATTGTCACGATCCCGCTCGTCTACATCTTGCTGAAGCACTACGACGTTTTTACCGAGCTTATCGAATCCCAGAAGGCGCTTTTGAGCAAGCAGGCGGAAATGCAGGCGCTAAGCGATGAAAACCAGCGCCTGGCGAACATCGACAGCTTGACCGAGCTTCCCAATCGCCGGAATTTTCGCACTGAATTCGTCCGCCGCCTGCAGAATGCATCCGATCAGGGCCGTGGCCTCGCCGTCGGCATCGTCGATCTCGATGGGTTCAAACCGGTCAACGACGCCTTCGGTCATTCGATCGGCGACAAGTTGCTGATGGAAGCGGCCCGCCGCCTGATGGCCTTTTCCGAGTACGGCGTTTTTGCAGCGCGTCTCGGCGGGGATGAGTTCGGCCTTTTGATAGAGGGTGGCGAACGTGACATCGACCTGCGAACTCTTGCGGACCGCATTTGCTACGCACTCCACCAGCCCTATTACATCAAGGGCATCACCGCAAAAGTGTCCGCGTCCCTTGGTCTGGTGAGCTATCCTGAAGGTGGCGACAATGCCGTCCAACTGTTCGAATGCGCCGATTTCGCTCTCTACCATGCCAAGCAGAACGCCCGCGGTCAGGCCGTCATCTTCTCCACCGAACATGCCCATCAGATTACCCGCCGCAGCCGCATTGATCAGGAACTGAAGAATGCCGATCTGGAAAAGGAGCTTTCCGTCCTCTTCCAGCCTTTCGTGGACAGTGAGACGCTGACCATCATCGGCTTCGAGGCACTGGCGCGCTGGGACAACATTGCGCTTGGCCGCGTGACACCGGACATCTTCATTCCTGCCGCCGAACGCAATGGTCTGATGTCTCATCTGACGCTCATTCTGCTGGAGAAGGCGCTCGAGGCCGCCAAACTGTGGCCTGATGGCACACGCCTGTCCTTCAATCTTTCCGCCCGGGACATCGTTTCCCCCTCGACTGTCGATTCCCTCCTGTCGATTATCGCCAAGAGTGGTTTCAATCCCGCCAATCTCGACTTCGAGTTGACGGAGACCTCGGTCATGACCAGCTTCGATCTCGCCAGCACCAATCTGACGCGATTGATGAACAACGGAATAGGCATCGCACTCGATGATTTCGGGACAGGCCAATCGAGCCTCGGCTACGTTCATCGCCTGCCGTTGCGCAAGATCAAGGTGGATCGGAGCTTTATCACCGATATCGACACCAACGGCCTGAGCCGCAACATCATCCGCACCATCGTCGATCTCTGCCGCAATATCGATTGCGTCTGCGTCATCGAAGGCATGGAAACAGAGGAGCAGGTGACCATTCTGCGCACGCTCGGATGCGCGATCATGCAGGGCTATTACTTCGGCCGCCCCATGACCCTGGATGAAACCCTCGTTCGGCTTCAAGACCAGAGGAAAGCCGACGGCGGTAATTTTGCAGCCGCCGTGGCTTGA
- a CDS encoding SixA phosphatase family protein, whose protein sequence is MPAAFRLYLLRHARAAWAQPDQTDFERTLDDVGYADAEIVADKAADRGFVPALVLCSTAERCRQTIEPFRRTMGEELDIQFLDTLYTGAFDEYHSLISGNGNVSSLMVVGHNPAIQEVFFSLVGTTTAQGAAPKGFLPGMLAIIEFDTPPETTTSGNGKLAALISASS, encoded by the coding sequence ATGCCAGCTGCCTTCCGTCTGTATCTCCTGCGACATGCCCGCGCCGCCTGGGCGCAGCCTGACCAGACGGATTTCGAGCGCACGCTCGACGATGTTGGCTATGCCGATGCCGAAATCGTGGCCGACAAGGCTGCTGACCGGGGTTTTGTACCCGCGCTCGTTCTCTGCTCCACGGCAGAACGCTGTCGCCAGACGATCGAACCGTTTCGCCGTACCATGGGCGAGGAACTCGACATCCAGTTTCTCGACACGCTCTATACCGGCGCCTTCGACGAGTATCACAGCCTGATTTCCGGCAATGGCAATGTCTCTTCATTGATGGTTGTCGGCCACAACCCGGCGATCCAGGAAGTATTCTTCTCGCTGGTTGGCACGACGACCGCCCAGGGCGCAGCTCCCAAAGGCTTTCTGCCAGGAATGCTCGCGATCATCGAATTCGACACTCCGCCGGAAACAACCACGTCGGGGAACGGCAAACTGGCCGCGCTTATTTCAGCCTCATCGTGA